A window of Puntigrus tetrazona isolate hp1 chromosome 11, ASM1883169v1, whole genome shotgun sequence contains these coding sequences:
- the LOC122354281 gene encoding protein cornichon homolog 1, with the protein MAFTFAAFCYMLALLLTAALIFFAIWHIIAFDELKTDYKNPIDQCNTLNPLVLPEYLIHVFFCVMFLCAAEWLTLGLNMPLLAYHVWRYMSRPVMSGPGLYDPTTIMNADILAYCQKEGWCKLAFYLLSFFYYLYGMIYVLVSS; encoded by the exons ATGGCGTTCACATTCGCGGCCTTTTGTTATATGCTGGCGCTATTGCTGACGGCGGCGCTTATCTTCTTCGCTATTTGGCAT ATAATTGCATTTGATGAGCTGAAGACCGACTATAAGAATCCTATAGACCAATGTAACACGTTAAACCCG CTCGTCTTGCCGGAGTACCTCATTCATGTGTTCTTCTGCGTAATGTTCCTGTGCGCCGCAGAATGGCTGACTCTTGGACTCAACATGCCCCTGCTGGCCTATCACGTCTGGAG gtACATGAGCCGCCCTGTGATGAGTGGACCTGGATTGTATGACCCCACTACGATAATGAACGCAGATATTCTGGCATACTGTCAGAAGGAGGGATGGTGCAAACTTGCATTCTACCTCCTCTCATTCTTCTACTATCTTTATGG GATGATCTACGTTTTGGTGAGTTCCTAA
- the LOC122354279 gene encoding cyclin-dependent kinase inhibitor 3-like isoform X2: MRTSEFDSSDEEDFGEVEATPFQISWLSLSVVECSQSLGICSLPGCRYKEIRRNLQKDVAEMCDQGVEDVFVFCTRGELVRYRVPCLIEVYSQNGLRVHHLPFPDGGAPELPQCSCILEELQDCLRNQRRTVIHCYGGLGRSGLIAACLLLQLSVSMTPGAALEILRELRGGGAIQTVKGYNARQPC; this comes from the exons ATGAGGACAAGTGAGTTTGATTCATCTGACGAAGAGGACTTTGGTGAAGTGGAAGCCACGCCTTTTCAGATCTCATG GTTGTCTCTGTCAGTGGTGGAGTGTTCCCAGTCTCTTGGCATTTGTTCCTTACCTg GATGCCGATataaagaaatcagaagaaaccTGCAGAAAGATGTTG ctgagATGTGTGACCAGGGTGTGGAGGACGTGTTTGTGTTCTGTACCAGGGGAGAGCTGGTGCGCTACAGGGTGCCCTGTCTGATAGAGGTTTATTCTCAGAATGGACTCAGAGTGCACCACCTCCCCTTCCCGGACGGAGGTGCCCCGGAGCTTCCCCAGTGCAGCTGCATTCTGGAGGAACTGCAGGACTGCCTCCGGAATCAGCGCAGGACTGTCATACA TTGTTATGGAGGCCTGGGCCGCTCAGGGTTAA TTGCTGCATGTTTGCTGCTGCAGCTCTCTGTATCCATGACACCCGGTGCTGCTCTGGAGATCCTCAGGGAGCTGAGAGGAGGCGGAGCCATTCAGACCGTCAAG GGATACAATGCTAGGCAGCCATGCTGA
- the LOC122354279 gene encoding cyclin-dependent kinase inhibitor 3-like isoform X1 translates to MRTSEFDSSDEEDFGEVEATPFQISWLSLSVVECSQSLGICSLPGCRYKEIRRNLQKDVAEMCDQGVEDVFVFCTRGELVRYRVPCLIEVYSQNGLRVHHLPFPDGGAPELPQCSCILEELQDCLRNQRRTVIHCYGGLGRSGLIAACLLLQLSVSMTPGAALEILRELRGGGAIQTVKQYNFLHEFREKFEAYQETKERLSERSVSR, encoded by the exons ATGAGGACAAGTGAGTTTGATTCATCTGACGAAGAGGACTTTGGTGAAGTGGAAGCCACGCCTTTTCAGATCTCATG GTTGTCTCTGTCAGTGGTGGAGTGTTCCCAGTCTCTTGGCATTTGTTCCTTACCTg GATGCCGATataaagaaatcagaagaaaccTGCAGAAAGATGTTG ctgagATGTGTGACCAGGGTGTGGAGGACGTGTTTGTGTTCTGTACCAGGGGAGAGCTGGTGCGCTACAGGGTGCCCTGTCTGATAGAGGTTTATTCTCAGAATGGACTCAGAGTGCACCACCTCCCCTTCCCGGACGGAGGTGCCCCGGAGCTTCCCCAGTGCAGCTGCATTCTGGAGGAACTGCAGGACTGCCTCCGGAATCAGCGCAGGACTGTCATACA TTGTTATGGAGGCCTGGGCCGCTCAGGGTTAA TTGCTGCATGTTTGCTGCTGCAGCTCTCTGTATCCATGACACCCGGTGCTGCTCTGGAGATCCTCAGGGAGCTGAGAGGAGGCGGAGCCATTCAGACCGTCAAG CAATACAACTTCCTCCACGAGTTTCGGGAGAAGtttgaagcatatcaagaaaccAAAGAGCGGCTTTCAGAGAGATCTGTATCCCGATGA